A genomic window from Vagococcus sp. CY52-2 includes:
- a CDS encoding sugar-binding domain-containing protein, with protein MEKNDINQLMINLAKDYYIEDIPITTLTNKYELSRYKILKYLNDAKEQGIITINIQAPYERNYELERLLGSMFDTSFFILKESEDLTNSNYYFWKFSAEIIEDYIVQANVVSLSWGDSIYQIIEQFKPAITENLVFTQFVGEIGKYHSLAGSMRLVQKAASKFEANYLTLTAPLYIINNQARELLALEPLLQKTLVTAEKSDVILTAVATPASITSVDSWNQNKHLLFGDSFNQTCGFAYGRPFDGYGNILNLENDKTFGLSLEQIFKIPKRVCVNNNRFKTGALIGALRGNFFTHMFLNEKSALSILDQLEQ; from the coding sequence ATGGAAAAAAATGATATCAATCAACTCATGATTAATTTAGCAAAAGACTACTATATTGAAGATATTCCCATCACAACTCTGACCAATAAATATGAATTAAGTCGATACAAAATATTAAAATATCTAAATGATGCCAAAGAGCAAGGAATCATTACCATCAACATACAAGCTCCTTATGAGCGAAATTATGAACTAGAGAGATTATTAGGTTCTATGTTTGATACTTCTTTTTTTATCCTCAAAGAAAGTGAAGATCTGACAAACTCCAATTACTATTTTTGGAAATTTTCAGCTGAAATTATCGAAGATTACATCGTCCAAGCAAATGTTGTCTCTCTATCCTGGGGTGATTCCATCTATCAAATTATTGAACAATTTAAACCCGCTATTACCGAAAATTTAGTTTTCACACAATTTGTTGGTGAGATAGGAAAATACCATTCTTTAGCAGGCTCTATGAGATTAGTTCAAAAAGCTGCTTCAAAATTTGAAGCAAATTACTTAACACTCACAGCCCCGCTTTATATCATTAATAACCAAGCAAGAGAACTTCTTGCACTGGAACCTTTACTGCAAAAAACGTTAGTTACGGCAGAAAAATCCGATGTCATTTTAACTGCTGTCGCAACACCTGCTTCTATCACGAGTGTTGATTCATGGAACCAAAATAAACATTTACTTTTTGGTGACTCTTTTAATCAAACATGTGGATTCGCTTATGGTAGACCTTTTGACGGGTACGGAAATATTCTAAATTTAGAAAATGATAAAACATTTGGTCTGTCACTTGAACAAATATTCAAAATACCAAAAAGAGTCTGTGTTAACAATAATAGGTTTAAAACTGGTGCTCTAATTGGCGCATTAAGAGGAAACTTCTTTACCCATATGTTTCTAAATGAGAAAAGTGCGCTTAGTATCCTTGACCAATTAGAACAATAA